A window of Fusarium falciforme chromosome 1, complete sequence genomic DNA:
GCGGCCTCATGAATGACATGTCAGCCGAGACCTACGACGCCTTTGCTAGGGACGTTGAGAACCAGCAGAGCCGTGTCCGCCGGTTCAAGAAGGTTGGCTTCTGGACCCTGTCCCTTGCCGTCCACGCACTCTTCATGGGCATGGCGGGCAACGTGGTCTGAGCCTTTGGATCACTGGCTTACTCACTCTACTCTTTTTTGCCATTATCATTTTTCCAATTCACGGAGCATTGCGTCGACGATGGATACAGGTGCGACGCTGTATATCTTAAAGTGGGTGGTTTATCGGGATGGATGACGACGCATGTATAGGAAAGACAACGGTCGGCGTTTGGGGTCCTACAATGGACAGGCCTGGGAATTTTTCGGCGTTGCTGGTCTGTTGCAATGAATGACAGGAATGAATACACACCCACGATTCTACTCTCTCTAATCATGCTGGGGAGAAGGTCATGGGCGGTTGATGAGATACCCCTGCCATGCTGGTACGTTAGTCTATCACATAACAACAACGAAAGCAGCTTAGCCAGGCAATTGTATACGAACAGGCATGATAATGTACGAGCTCTATATGAAGTTCAAGTTGTTCAGGTGTAATGTAATGCACAACTATCCTCTAGCTCTTGTCTTAAACTTTTTCTAGACCAGGGCAGCCCGGGCTTGAGTCTCACAAAACTCCCATCTAATGGAGTATATGCAACGGACTCGTCTTCTGTGAGGACAAGTGCCAGTCTCCGAGCGTGTTCGCTTTCATTCCAAAATACCCCGACGCCCTCGCGTCCGTCCATTAAACAACCCCCTTTTGCTACCCTCTCCTTGCGCCACCCTCACCCTGCTGCCCCTGTCCTATCCGAGCACCCGGAACGGATTCGAGGCGAAGCCATGAAACGCCGGCATGTAGACAGACGTAGGCTCCAACGGCACACCGTAACTACACCGCGGGAAGTGTAGAGACAGGCTCGCTGGGCAGGGCCAGGGATGCGCAGCCCGGAGTTGGAGCCACGGACTGGGGCGCGAGATGGGAGCTCCCCTCATTATTTCGTCAAGAACCGCTTCACATGAAGTCATCACTAGAGCAGGGTCAGCTTGGTCAAGTTCCTCACATGGGGATCCAGATACTCACTCTCCAAagtcgccatcgtcatcgtaATGGCTAGTGTCCGCAACGTTAGCACGGCCAGTAACCAGGGacgtcttggtcttggcagccttggtcttcttgccgcccttgtcggcagccttctcctccctcaTCTTCTCATTGCCCAGGGCGGTGATAGAACTAGcaagcttcttgatctgctCGCTGGGCATCTCCTTGGCGAGAGCCTTGGTGAAGTCCTGGAGGAAGAGACTGTAGTGGGCGTTTTTTGCGTTGGCCGAAAGGACAGGGCCCAGAACTGTGCGGAGATTGTCGAACtgagccttggtcttgggctgGAAAAGGGGCAGCTTGGAGATGTCGACAGTATTGGTAGGATCGCTggagtcgacgacgacggcagcAGTTCGAGTCTTGGCCCGACCAGCGCTGATTCCGATATCTCCAAACATGTCGGCGGCGTGGGCGAGATCGGCCTCCTGCTCGGTACGTCGGAGTCGCTCAcgcttctcggcctcggtctCCTCGATCACCTGAACGTTGGCGGCGTCGGCCTTCTGCTTGGCTCGGTCGGCCTGGTGCTCAGCAATACGCTggcccttgggcttcttggcggcggcggcggcttcagcagcctttgccttggcctcggcggcttTGCGCTCCTTCTCGCGCTCTACCTCAGAGTCTTCGGCGGCATCCCACGAATCGAGGACCTGGTGAAGAGGGTCGGGTTAGTCTTGCAAGGCACCAGAGAGCGCGGGGCACCATGTCGAGACTTACATCGCtatcgtcttcctcatcgtcaaacTTGCGGcgagcagcaccagcaccggtGGCCTGGggagagctggaggaggagctaTCGTCGCTCTCCTCTTCGTCTATGAGAACCTCTGTTAGCCAAGAAGTCCTTCACGATTTCGAGGCAGGGATCGAGTCTACGACCCCGCAAAGCCCATCTCGCGATAAGACACGATAAATCTAGATGTCCCAGTGCTTGGAGGGGCTACTTACCCCACTTCTTAGGAGGCATGATGTCAAGTGTTTTCTTTTCTGGTGGTAGAAAGAAGGCGGTTGTCGAGGATGTTTTGAGGCGTGTGAGGTGTGTCAAGGAGGAAAGTTTTGTGTGCGCCTtatgtgcgtgtgtgtgtgtgggtgGGTGTTTGATGCCGGTCGCGAGTCGGTCGAAAACGGGTCGAGGATGGATCTGGTTTGGAGGGAGAATAAAACAAGTTGGCGAGggaaaatattaataggaaAGTTttgccttatttaatattgtATATTATATGAACACCAAGAGTTGATGCCTTGGACAACAATGAATAGTATCAAATAAAACTAACTTTTGATCAAGGTACATCGACTCGTAGTCGTCGGGCACAAAGACTTGGACCCAAACAGGCGCTCATTGCAGGAGTGACGGGGGGATGGAGGGGCAGAAGGAGGGGCAACTTTTGGGGGAActtgatttttttttttttcctcaactttttttttagacGCTTTCTTTTCCTCGGCCATGGCGCGGAAACGTTAATACGATCAGATCTTGACGTCAATCATGGCTGCTACCAAAAAGTTGGGGGTTGCATCGATGTTTGTTACTCCTGTTCCGATATTTCCCTTGTTCTTCGAGTTGGCTCAGACTCGAAGACTTTATCCGCCAACGCTGGCCCACGGTTGAATTCATACCTGGAAACCCGAGTTGCCTATTTACACAGTAGGGGGCTCTGGCTGCCTGTCCGAGGTATCCATATACTCATGTGACTCATATTAAACTTGGTGatctcttaataaatacctcGAAATCTGGGCTCGGGTCTTGGCACCCATCATGTCTCGTGGGGCTGCATTTGTGGCATCCCTACCCGGAAGCCACCCGCGTCTGACAAGTTCAGGGCTGGGATTGACGGGGATGATGGATCATTTGAACATGGTTTGGATGAATGCGCGCCTTGATTTATGGATTCTTTGGCTTTCACGATGGGCACCTTCTTTGGTTTGTACCTTAGTCACACTTTAGTCATGTAGAGAGTACAGATTAAGCATGAAACCCATGAACGTTGATGCTCTATGTTAGTCGCCTCATTAAACCCAAGGCGCAGACAAAGGCAACAATTTCATCATGCTCCCGTTTGAgaaatttcttattttttttcatCCAGAAGCTAAAATCTCCATATAAACCAATATCTCCATAACGGATACCAACTGCATGTAGATTCGTTGTAAAATCTTGCAAATAGCTGATATCCTCCATTCTCCTCGGAGTTGACCATCACATGATGACGCAGATTTTCATAGACAAAGGAGGCATAATGATTTCAAATTCCAGCCCTGCCAATGTTCTACGCAGGAAATAATTAGGCTCATCCCCAAATTCGGATCCCTGAATTTGTGGCACGTGGTTCATAGAGGCGTGCgtctaagtaaaaaagatGCCATTTCGTCGCCGATTGCCCATGTTTGTCCCCGAACTGAGGCCCATATTCCCGTCAACACCGAGTCACCAATCAAAAATCCGC
This region includes:
- a CDS encoding Eukaryotic translation initiation factor 3 subunit J — translated: MPPKKWDEEESDDSSSSSSPQATGAGAARRKFDDEEDDSDVLDSWDAAEDSEVEREKERKAAEAKAKAAEAAAAAKKPKGQRIAEHQADRAKQKADAANVQVIEETEAEKRERLRRTEQEADLAHAADMFGDIGISAGRAKTRTAAVVVDSSDPTNTVDISKLPLFQPKTKAQFDNLRTVLGPVLSANAKNAHYSLFLQDFTKALAKEMPSEQIKKLASSITALGNEKMREEKAADKGGKKTKAAKTKTSLVTGRANVADTSHYDDDGDFGDDDFM